The Schistocerca americana isolate TAMUIC-IGC-003095 chromosome 9, iqSchAmer2.1, whole genome shotgun sequence genome includes the window AAGTAAAACAACATTTTGAAGAAGAACATCTCTACAGTTCGTTCTCTACCACTAGTTGGACGAATGCTCATCGTTCTTGATGCTAAAAAAAAGTTCTCTTGGCAGTGTTTGACTACATGGACCTCAAATATCACACATTTTACCACAATCTTTATACTCCATAATTATTTTTCCAAAAGAAATGTGACAGCTAGCTGTAAATATATTTGTAAAGTTAATTTGGAGTTTCTGTAGCCATTTTGCAAATACAACTTGTATTTCGTAGCGTCAAAAGCATTGTTTGCTTCTCCTGTCAAGTTTTCTTTTCATTACTTAGTTACTTCTCCATCTCGACGCCATAGCTACAGAAAATATTGTCTCTGAGATATAACTTTAAGTGACAGGTTTAGTATTATGAAATTATAACGTATTAATTATCTTAGTAATTCAACTATGTCCACATTGATTCGGTGTACCAAACCGATATAAAAGTTTCCTAGTTTAACCGTGACTCCGAAGGAAATGCCATATGTGATGCACAGTATTACTGCTTATGCCTTCCCAACTGGGAAGTTAAGCTGACCCTTCCGTGGATTATCGTAATGAATCGGCGCGTAGTATTTCCTCCCAACCGTTTTTTGTGGATCTTCTGCAGATTTTGTCCCTCGAAGCAATTCTTCCGGCGCATTAGATTCTTCAGAAGATGCAAGCAGGACGCTTGTGATTATAAGTGGACATGCGGGTAGCTAATTTACTTGAAATAAGTCTCGGAATGCCATTACGAAGCATTTATTAGGAAACACAGTAAAACAGCTACAATTTAACAGTCTGAAACGATTCACCCCAGGAAATTCACAAACTACATTTGGATGGTAAAGCTGTCACTAAGAATAGGCTCCACGCTCATCCTATCGCCGACTGGCAAGATTGATGCGGAAGGGAAATCGCTTGCTTAcaccataaaaatggttcaaatggctctgagcactatgggacttaacagcttaggtcatcagtcccctagaacttagaactactcaaacgtaattaacctaaggacatcacacacatccatgcccgaacctgcgaccgtaggggcggctccagactgtagcgcctagaaccgctcggccactcaggccggcctggACTGTAAAATTTCGTAGCtcttcgttcatcttcgctaatttAATAATAGTCATCTGTCTACTGAATTAGCTGCATAGCGATATTATGGTATTAAAGTTGTGATGACCCGTAGACTCCTAGCATCTAGTgatgacggtcgcaggttcgaatcctgcctcgggcatgaatgtgtgttatgtccttaggttagttagatttaagtagttctaagttctaggggactgatgacctaagcagttaagttccatagtgctcagagccacttgaaccatctagTGATGGAAACAACCTAATAAAAACCATCGATTTATTGGAGCATTAtgtggtggtggttggtggtggtcagtgtttaacgtcccgtcgacaacgaggtcattagagacggagcgcaagctcgggttagggaaggattgggaaggaaatcggccgtgccctttcaaaggaaccatcccggcatttgcctgatatgatttagggaaatcacggaaaacctaaatcagaatggccggagacggaattgaaccgtcgtcctcccgaatgcgagtccagtgtgctaaccactgcaccacctcgctcggtaggagcaTTATGTgtcggttgaattattcattcattcttttgactgAAACCTAAAGCCTAAGGGAGCAACCGAATGGGAACAATCGAATTAATCAGCTGTAGTTTtaatccattcattcattcatttcttacTCCTGACACCAGTCAGTCTCTGTGTGCAACTGAATGAAAAGTCGTCACAATCCGGTGGTGTTTTGCGTACTGACTGAGTAAtgctttcttttcaagtgaaacgTCTTTAGTTTTTACGTTGGTTGAAGTGCGAGTTCATTCGTTCAATCGACTGAAAGCAGTTTAGTAGTTTAGTTATCTAGTTATTCCTCTGAGAGAAAGCAATCTGTAGTACTTTCAGAAGATGAAGTATATAAAGCAGTGGTAGTATTATACACTATAAACATTGCCCCAGATACACGTGAAGACATCTCAGTCGATACATACTCATTTAAATATGTACCAAAAGCCTAattcttgtttttcatttttttaaactgacGAACACATTGCTGTGTATTACATTGTCCCAGGTGCAATTAACatgtaaagaattaaaaaaaaaaagcttcattgAGAGTTCAAAGATGAAAtaggagaagggaggaggagagagttgctgacaacgaggtcattacagaggtCAGCAAGCGCAGAAGTTCTCCGCTGCGTCGCGCACGCTCCACGTCACCGTCGTACTGCTGACTGGGCCAGGGCTATAGCCGGTGCGAGGAGGTGGCGTGTTGGCCGGTGCTACCGCGCCACCTCCTTTCACCGGCTGCTACCCTGGCACAAGTCCCGGCAATACCGCGCTCGCGCCTGCTACCGCGCCACCTCCTTTCACCGGCTGCTGCCCTGGCACAAGTCCCGGCAATACCGCGCTCGCGCCTGCTACCGCGCCACCTCCTTTGACCGGCTGCAACCCTGGCACAAATCCCGGCAATACCGCGCTCGCGCCGGCAATCGCGCCACCTCCTCGCGCCGGCTGGTCTCCTAGTAACATGAAGCCATTCTGCTGTTTCTTCCACAATGAAAAAAACATCGACTGGCCAGTCGGTTGTGGAAAACGGTCGGTTGGCCCATCACTACTTAGTATTAGCTGTATCAGAAGTGGGCTTTTAATATgtaacacactctaagacaaaaataataataataataataataaaagaaaaatgacgcaccacgaggggaattacctgaatgggatggaaattggtagacgATGTTGCGTACGTGTGTAGACAAACAACTgagaacaatttcagaaaaattgtgtcaTTTATTCAAGAGGAGCTGCCTACGTTTCAGGAGATACTGCGGAGAGgtgtggaatttaatccaggacattggcgcatcGTCTGACCAGTAACTTTGCACCACCACCTCTCTTCCTTACCGGCCAAATAACGGCAGTGGGAACtatttccaccaccaggattcaaacTGGCTTACGTGTCAGTCGAGCTTCACCGCGCAAGCGTGCGTTAACGAccttttttttcatgttgttcgttgcgtttggtaggGGTCACATGGCATCCTTTCAAGTTCACCTTTGTTCCTTCCACCCAGTTCTTTACAAGGCAGTCAGCCCTCTGACCGAATTAACTGAGCCTGCGAGAATAGTCGTAATATTACATGTAGGTATTGTGTATGCGGAGTGTAGTGGaatgtttgtgttgtatggtgATGATGAAACCAGGTGCCGGCTACATAGCTTAATCCTCGCGAAATGCATCAAGGAGACCGCCAAGCTAAACGTCCCTATCCGACGGAATGATCACCATCGTTTGGTATGTAAACCAGGACACTGGAGCAAAGTCTAGTTAGTGATCGAGAACTTTTCATCACAACCTCTCCTTGCCGATCAAATCCGGGAGTGAAAATATTTTCGGTTgtaaggattcgaaccggcttacccagCAGCCACCTTACCACATAAGCATGCCCTAGCGACCTAAGATATACAATCGTGTGCAACGTTAAGCCTTAGAAGACGTTCAGACTGTATCTATACCTAAAATGAGATACACCGGTACCTCCCAGCCAACCTAGCATCAGTAAGGTACTGTATTTCAGTCAAACCTCATTTTCAGCATCCGTAAACGCCTCAAATCAACAGAAACCTTTAGGGAGAGCTCGGCTCGAAACGAAAATAACCAATAGCATTTCAGGGTAGCGATACCCAATAGGATTGCTCGTTTCGAAAGAGCCGTGGCGCAGACATTTTTCTCATTCGAAAGTTACACACACGTGCGGTTTTGTCAGCAGATACGTATGGAATAAGTGTATTTTGCCCTGTTACTTTGTGCTGTGGAGTTGTCCGTGTAAGCAGTGAAATTTTTGTGTCCAACATGATTTTTCAGTGTCATGTGTGCGATAAAATCTATCCTAAAAaaggaaatttgaatagacacctgTTAGAGGTTCATGGACTGCAAATAGAGCAGAAAAAATTGTTTGTGTGCGCCCTGTGTAATGAAAGAAGTACTTCTGAAAAGTGCCTGTTTGAACATTTACGGTCGGCACATGAGGTAGATGTGAAATGTGAAATATTACATTTCAGCACCGCTGATGAATTTCAGAAGTGGAAGGAGGAAACTGAGCAGACAACGctctcaaagttcgtcaaacgtcgtGGTTCCCATGCTAAGGTTGATTCAGAAGTTGTTTCTTATATTTGTCACCGGTCTGGTAAGTTTGTGTCTAGAGGAAAAAACGTGCGATGTCTTAAATTGCAAGGTAGTAGTAAGATTGATGCATTGTGCCCTGCTAAGATGAGAGTAGATATGAAAAAGAATGGAACCTGCTGTGTGAAATATGTTTCAACCCATGTTGGCCACAAATCCGAGTTATGCCATCTGCAACTaacaaaaagagaaagggaaagtatTGCTGCAGATATAGCAAGTGGCATACCATTCTCTGTCATATTAGACAAAATTCGAGATACAGTTGTAGATTCGAACTTGGAAAGGATACATTTGATTACGAGACAGGATCTACATAATATAGATCAGTCTTATAATTTGTCCTTCAAGTCAATAAGACATCATAATGATGCAATAAGTGTAGAAGCATGGGTAAATGAAGTAAATGGTGGAGACAGTCCTTGTGTGCTTTTCTATAAACCACAGGATGTAGTCCTTGATTCGTACCCACAATTAAAGCGCTCTGATTTTGCATTGATAATTATGAACAATGCTCAAGGCGAGATATTAAAGAAATATGGGAACGACTGCGTTTGTGTTGATGGGACACATGGTCTTAATGGATATAATTTTGAACTTATAACTCTACTAGTGCTAGACGATCTAAGACAAGGGTTTCCATGCGCGTTTCTAATATCTAACAGGAATGACTCCCAGATGCTGTCCATATTTTTCCAGCACATAAAGAGGCAGGTTGGATCAATTTCGCCAAATGTTTTTATGTCGGATTTGGCCGAGTCTTTCTTTATTGCATGGAATGATGTAATGGCAGCTCCAGCTATGCGACTTTATTGTACATGGCATGTTGATAGATGTTGGAGGAAGAATATCAAATGTAAGATTCAAGGTGTAGAAAAACAAGGTGAAGTATACAAGCAAATcagaactttgatgcatgagcaggATGTAGATTCATTTGATGAGATGTTAAATATTGTGCTAGAGAGATTGGAATGTGATCCTGATACAGTTCAATTTGCCACATACTTCCGAGACAACTATGTTGGGAATGCAAATTCTTGGGCATATTGCCATAGATTGAATGCTGGAATCAATACCAACATGCATATAGAAAGAATGCATCGCACTATTAAATATATATATCTAGGTAGTAAATGTGTCAAGCGTTTGGACAAAGCTATTTTTGCATTGATGTCATTTGTGAAGCACAAGCTGTTTGACAGGCTTATTGTGCTAAATAAAGGTAAACTGACGAGTAAACTTAAGGACATTCGGCTTCGGCATAAATCAGGGAATAATATTAAGGAGGACTTCATTACTATGGAGTTTTCTGGTTGGAAAGTGCGTTCTTCTTCAAGAAGGTCAACAGATTATTTTGTATATGATAATGACTTTCAGTGCAACTGCAGATTGATGTGCATTAAATGCAGGGCTTGCATTCATAGGTATTCTTGTACATGTATTGACTATACCATCAAATGGAATATGTGCAAGCACATACATAGTGTTTGCCAGATTCAGTTAAAGCAGCAACCTTCTGAACACCTAAGAAATAGTGAAGTTACACTTACTGAGAGTGAAGATATTTCTGTTGTAGACGAGAAAACAGAAATACTAGCGGAGGTAACGAAAAAAAGTGTTAATGATTCTGTACCTTTGTCAGTCCAAAGAAGGGAACTTATCGCAGAGTTTTCTGGTATTGTATCTGAGCTGACCTCAAATGACTTGGAAACTGCTAAAAAAATGTTATCGTCACTAAAGGCAACTGTAGCTGTCGGAATGTTGCAGCAAAAACAGGCACCGCTGCAGATAGAAAGGAAACAATCACAAAAGATTTTACCTCAACGTAGACTGTActctacaaagaaaaacaaaaggagTAATAATGCATCCCTGGTGCTACCAAATTCAGAAGAATCCAGTTTGATCAAATTATCTCTACTGGCAGACAAAGAAGATGCACTTGTGGGAAAAGGTATGTTACTAgtgcccccgcccccttcccctccCAACAACGTACATCCCTGCAGCAAAAAATGCTTGTAATGAAGCAGTCTGGTAAAATTCTACGTATGACTCAAGTGGCATAGTGTGCTGCTGATGGCAATGATCAATTATGAAGTAAATAATTAATGCTGTTCCTGTTCTCTAGTTGTCAGGTTCTCGTATGTACCCTTGTTTGCTCAGTAATTTAATTATCCTTGTAAAGCAAACATTTAGAACAAGtatttacaagaaacaaaatatacAGAATAAATAAACGGTCATTGCCAGTATCACAGCACCACGCCGCCTGAGCTATAAGTAAAACTTAACCAGTGCTCTATTATCTGTTAATGTCAGCAATCTAATATAATATACTGTTTGCAGGTTCAGCTGTTAAAAAGCAACcaacaataaaaaatacagagGGTGTAGCAGGTCCATTCCCCATTACAGCATGTGCCCTACAGCACAGCCCGACGAATCGTGAGTATTATAAATCCAGGTATTAATGTACCTTTTTGTTATAAAATATCATTCTAGTTTTATGCCATAGTTCCTTGTAAGTTACAGCAATCCGGTTTGCAATTCTGCTTGCAGGCTCAACTCCCATGattcagccaatagcaaaacaggcTGAGGTGGTATCTAGTCCGTCTCTCGCTACATCGTATGTGCTGAAACACAGCCCGAGGAATAGTGAGTACTATGAATCAAGATATTAGTGCACCTCCGTGTTATGCCATTGTTTATTTTGTCACAGCTCCTTATAAATTACTTACTGTAACTTAGTTTGCATTTCTGCCTGCAGGCTCAACTTCCACAATTCAACCAATACCAAAACAGGCTGTGGTGGTACCACATCCATCCATCGGTACAGTGCGTGTGTTGCTACACAGCTCAACAAATGGTGATTTTCTATGAATTCAGGCATTAGTGCATCTCTTTATTATAAAATGTTATTCCAGCTTTATGCTAGTCCCTTGTAAGTTATTTATAGCAATTTGGTTTTAAATGCTGATTGCAGGTGCTGTTCTCCCACATTTAAACCAGTGACAGGGCAGGATAAGATGGTATCAGTGCCTTCCCTTACTACAGCGCATGTTCTGCAACACGGCTATGGAATGGTATTATAAATTCAGGCAGTATTTGTGGATCCTTTCTGATCTGAAATTTtgcttgtcaactacaaccttccTTATGACATTTCATTTCTGATTTATACCAAAGACAAGTGTCCTTTTGTTTAATTGAAATTTTTTTACCACTTGTCGGACTGGTTTTTCTTCACAAAATATATTAGTACAAATATAGCTATATAATAGTgtgatacattctttctgtattgATGATGTTATGGCCAATATTTCACATTACAGGCATAGGCAATTGTCTTGGTTACGAATTAAACTGTATCAGGATCACATACATCCTTGTTGTGAATCATGTTGTCTGCACTGGCGATTTGTTCACGTGTCCCAGTACACCTCGCACATGAAGTACACTTCACTAGGAAAATTAAAAAATGCTGTAACTTTTGAATCACTGCAGATAGGACGTAAACTCTTTCACCTTAATCCATAAGAAACACTACAGATTACATCCTTAATGGACATTACATGCAAGTTACACCAAGAATTATATTTAGCAATAGTTTTTAAATGAGGCTAAATTTCAGTCCATAGTCTTCCTTATAATAATATCATACACACTTTATTTACCCTCCTAACTAAACTTAAATTCAGAGAATCTTACCTTGCTCACTGAGGAGAAAGTGTCAGATGCAGTGAACACCAAATGAAAAGGCTAAATAAGACAATGCAGTGTGGTAGTCAGCACTCAGTATGATATAACCACCACTAGATATTGACATCTTCAGCCTTTAGAGCATAATTTCAAAAGTTTGATTAGTTGAACAATCTTTTTAGCTTGAAGTAAATGAAGTTGTCAACATAGAAAATAcccaacatttttataattttcattcaaGTTATGACTCACTATAAATAGATTTTTAAAACACAGGTTGGTTGTGAGACAGCATGGCTGTGATAGATGGAATGTGCCATACGGTATATAGGCAAGATTGTGAACTCACTTTGTATGAGTGTTTTTCTCCATAATTCTCTCCCATGCCGCTCAGATGTCTAAAAATGTACTCTTTGTGAAGACTGTCTCTGTAAGTTGAAGCAGTGACCAGCAACACAATATTCTGTTTACTCTTGATTCAATGCTTAACATATTCTGCAATTGACACTTATTACAAGTTAATAGCACATGCATAAGCCAACAGCGAATGTGTTAATTGCTAATATTTGAAACTTGTGAGTAGCTAAATGACATAATGCTAGTGTAATGGCTTCCTACTGCCCTCACAAATTATAAAcattagtttttgaattttttttcccctTCACACCACTTTTCAGCACCTGATATGTGCTCGCAACATTTTTGCTGTTTGGAaaggttttaaaaaaatttatttcaacacAGTTAGCCAAGATATTTTTAGCCAAAATAATCAAAGTTTAGTTCTGCTAGCTGCAAAGGTATGCAGTGAACTCTTTAAATGCTATTAGTAGACCTTACATGAGGATTGATTGTTGGGGGATATGGTAGTTACTTCATGCATTGATTATCTCTTTGTTCTGTGTTCAGGAGTGTAACAGGCTCGTACTGTATGTGATGAGACTAAAAGTTTTCCAATGAGAGTGTGGATGTGCAGTTCTTAACATACTAGACTTCCATTCGTTGGTGTGACAGTCAATTCCTAATCTAACAACACAGGttcattttttcactatttttgaaaCTCCCTCCAGACTAATAGCCAGAATGCTTCTTTTGAGAATTTAGGGATTTTTCCTCCTAACTTTGGATGCCTGTTTCGTTGTTAGCCGTTTCACCCTTTCAGTTACATataatggtaaaattttacttgcgGTTCAGGTGGCGTGCTGTGCTGATGTCAACAGCGACCAaccatgaaataaataattaatcctgTTCCTACTCTATGGTTGACGTGTTCTTGCATGTACCCGCGTCTGCTCAGTAAATTAATTATCTTAGTaaagcaaacatttagaaaaagtgcttacaagaaatgaaatattagAGAATAATTTCCAGCACTGCACGGTCGTTGCCAACATCACCACACGAGGGCGCCTAAGCCGTAAGTAAAGTTTAACCCATATAAATGTGATATCTTCTTGTTTCCTCATTGTCATGCCACAAGGAGCATGAGTGCACCAGCTAATGCGCAGCAATAAGTTAATAAGTTACTTGTCCTGTGACGAGTCGGAGAATTAAAGTGCCATAAGATTACACCAAGCTTCCTGGTACGACAGTGGCCACCAATAGACACTGTAGTATTCGTGAAGATGAGTGTGTCAAGTTGACAGATTCTCAGTATGTCCTACAAATAATTATTTGATAGTGTGCACACTTGATTGTATTTGGGCCTAACTTTTTGTTCTTAGTATTGGTTACGTTGAGGCTTCTGTGCATCTCATCTCTACTGTGATTTTCAGAGCAACTGTATTACCTAAAGTTCTAATCCAAAGGTCCATTAATGTGGTTGCTCTTGAATCCTGTAGTCTAAGATTATCTTTTCACACAATTTCTTATGGTATTTCCAGTACTTGAGAAGGAACTCACAAATTGTTCATTGTTTTGAACACATATTATCCACTGCCCACTTACTGTTCCATATTGAAGCATAACTACTGTTTTGTAATAGGATTAGTTACATTTGgcttgtaaatgtcatgtgacgttACACATTGTGCCACAATAATCTTTACTAATCGTTAATTGTGTCTAAAATTAATAAAGTCTTAGCCCAACATTCCTTACTAGTTCCAAACTGTTTGCAGTTTTCACCACTGGCTTGTGAAATATACTTGATTACACTTTCAATACACATAAGGTACTAGAGCTACCATTGTGTGTCTGTGCCCAGTGCATGTCAGGAGAGCACCAAACTGGGCAGTGACTTTTAAGTATTTTATTTACTGCCAAAAATATGTCAATAAATGTgatctttaaaaacaaataaatcaccaaagTAAAAACTGAGATTAACCCATCTGGAACTGACAAACTTCCATTGCTCGACTGATTGCTGTGGGATGTTGACAGTTGGATAAAATGGTGTCTTTTTTGTCCTTCGCAACATATAGTGTAAACCATCATCCCATCCCCTGTGTTAGTCTCGCCTGCAAAGTTAACAAACATCCAAAGGTTATACTTGGCAGTATTACATTTCCAGATCAGGATGATCAGTATTTAAATTATGGTTTTCTCTACATATGAGGTGCAATGAGTCTTATGTCTTATGCTGATTTCTCTTAGACAGGTAACTTTTGAAACTGAATAAGCTCACTGCACTGTTAATGGTAACAACTTATTTATAGTTTCCATCAGATAATACTAACCTTACAAGAATTCTTGAGGTATAGTTTATGGGTTGAAAGGCTGTGGTCAGTGTATAAAACTACTACTCCaagtgcgggagacatcttcagaggtacaaTTGTAGCTTCCATTCTACctcggaagatgtctcccgcagttagagatgaaacgtcaggaagaagtaatTTTATACATCAACCATGGCCTTTTAACCTGGAAATTTTGACTCAAGAAAATGTTGGCCATGAAAGTCTACATTGTATGACTTTACAAAAATTGTCACCTGCTGTGTCCCATAGAAGTAAATAGTTAATAGTAGTAATGTTTAAGCACATACTAAATAAATCAATTATATTCAGCAACATGTTCAAGCATATTATTTAAGGATGTATCATTCAAAATTAAGCACAATTTGTTTGTTTTCACTGAGAAAGAAATAGAACTGCACAAACAATGTATTCTACACTATGCTAATTTTTATTTTACCTCTTTGTGATGCTGTGGATTGGAAATAATACCTGGCAGAAGAGATATGGTGTGATTTGGATCCATTGTCTGAATGGAAATGTTGGTATACTTAAAAGCTTTATAGAAGAGGTCAGGACATGTCAAATTAGCAACAGATAAAATATTTGCGCACCGTTATTTCTAGATACTATTTTTGTACTACAATATGCTAAGAGGGCAAATTCTCTATATTGATCTGTTTCACCTTGTTCAAGTACTTAACACTATGTTGCCTACTATGTAGCATTTTGACATTGCATACAGCTAAACAAAAGGACACTTTCATTTTGGGAACTGCTtttcaacaatgaaattatttcagagaTAGTACTCGGAACCATTGAAAAAAGACTACATCATTGCCAGATAAGTAAAGCAAAATTCTGTCTCAAAAGTAACTGACAATAAGTAAATCAAGATAATTGTTGGTTTTTGTTATTTTTGGGGGGCTTTTAGATAAGTGTGTGAAGAACTGGATTGGTTGTATGCTATAAACGGCACTGGTAGACTGAATTTTGGAGCAACTATACCCTTGAAATGTCTATTATTTTGCCCTCGATTTGATGTTTCAGCAACCTGTGATGCCAGGAAACTCACAGATAAACTAAATCATGTGCCAGATGTCGAGCACCATTTTGTTTGGAAGTTCCATTGTTCTGTGTGCGAACAGTTTTGGAAGTTTGGATGAATCAAGTTTCTGAAACTGACTGGAAAGAAACTTAATTTTCAAAAACTAAGATTTTATTGCAATTCATgatactgtgaaatatttttataattgctGTACATTCAGCTAAAAGTTACAGTAAAATTTTCTTGTAAGTTATGCCTGCAGAAACTTTTGTACTGAATTTAATCTTTTCTTTTGGTttataattttgatttaaaatctaTTTTCTGTTTATATATGAAGTTTCAATTGTGTATCTTAATATTTGTAGCTGATGTGTAGAatatttgaaaacttttttttcacGTTCTGTATGTTTTGTACGTCACTGTATTACTTCATAAAGTCTATAAGATATGACGACGACAAATTATGAATGTAGTCTTAAAATTGTATTGATAAATCATAATTAAAAATGTAATATTTAAATTCCAATCAACTGTTTAATTTTTTCCCATAACATACTCAAAATGTAAATGTGTCCTGATGACCCTGGTGTATCTTACGTGTTGCAATGTTCAAGTAACAGGTAATAATGAGAGACAATTCGTATGAGTGACTGCATTGGCAGTGTAAGCTGTGAACGCAATTTCATGTTAGCAAAAGCAAGCATCATCTGCAGGGAACCAGCGACTTGGATATTGAAATTGTAGACCAGCCACAAGTTAcatataatttttct containing:
- the LOC124551313 gene encoding uncharacterized protein LOC124551313 isoform X2 — encoded protein: MHEQDVDSFDEMLNIVLERLECDPDTVQFATYFRDNYVGNANSWAYCHRLNAGINTNMHIERMHRTIKYIYLGSKCVKRLDKAIFALMSFVKHKLFDRLIVLNKGKLTSKLKDIRLRHKSGNNIKEDFITMEFSGWKVRSSSRRSTDYFVYDNDFQCNCRLMCIKCRACIHRYSCTCIDYTIKWNMCKHIHSVCQIQLKQQPSEHLRNSEVTLTESEDISVVDEKTEILAEVTKKSVNDSVPLSVQRRELIAEFSGIVSELTSNDLETAKKMLSSLKATVAVGMLQQKQAPLQIERKQSQKILPQRRLYSTKKNKRSNNASLVLPNSEESSLIKLSLLADKEDALVGKGSAVKKQPTIKNTEGVAGPFPITACALQHSPTNRSTPMIQPIAKQAEVVSSPSLATSYVLKHSPRNSSTSTIQPIPKQAVVVPHPSIGTVRVLLHSSTNGAVLPHLNQ
- the LOC124551313 gene encoding uncharacterized protein LOC124551313 isoform X3 → MHEQDVDSFDEMLNIVLERLECDPDTVQFATYFRDNYVGNANSWAYCHRLNAGINTNMHIERMHRTIKYIYLGSKCVKRLDKAIFALMSFVKHKLFDRLIVLNKGKLTSKLKDIRLRHKSGNNIKEDFITMEFSGWKVRSSSRRSTDYFVYDNDFQCNCRLMCIKCRACIHRYSCTCIDYTIKWNMCKHIHSVCQIQLKQQPSEHLRNSEVTLTESEDISVVDEKTEILAEVTKKSVNDSVPLSVQRRELIAEFSGIVSELTSNDLETAKKMLSSLKATVAVGMLQQKQAPLQIERKQSQKILPQRRLYSTKKNKRSNNASLVLPNSEESSLIKLSLLADKEDALVGKGSAVKKQPTIKNTEGVAGPFPITACALQHSPTNREYYKSRLNSHDSANSKTG
- the LOC124551313 gene encoding uncharacterized protein LOC124551313 isoform X1, whose amino-acid sequence is MHEQDVDSFDEMLNIVLERLECDPDTVQFATYFRDNYVGNANSWAYCHRLNAGINTNMHIERMHRTIKYIYLGSKCVKRLDKAIFALMSFVKHKLFDRLIVLNKGKLTSKLKDIRLRHKSGNNIKEDFITMEFSGWKVRSSSRRSTDYFVYDNDFQCNCRLMCIKCRACIHRYSCTCIDYTIKWNMCKHIHSVCQIQLKQQPSEHLRNSEVTLTESEDISVVDEKTEILAEVTKKSVNDSVPLSVQRRELIAEFSGIVSELTSNDLETAKKMLSSLKATVAVGMLQQKQAPLQIERKQSQKILPQRRLYSTKKNKRSNNASLVLPNSEESSLIKLSLLADKEDALVGKGSAVKKQPTIKNTEGVAGPFPITACALQHSPTNLTAIRFAILLAGSTPMIQPIAKQAEVVSSPSLATSYVLKHSPRNSSTSTIQPIPKQAVVVPHPSIGTVRVLLHSSTNGAVLPHLNQ